One part of the Vicia villosa cultivar HV-30 ecotype Madison, WI linkage group LG6, Vvil1.0, whole genome shotgun sequence genome encodes these proteins:
- the LOC131613507 gene encoding F-box/kelch-repeat protein At3g06240-like has protein sequence MYSQKQHQRFWSIRRLFYYSGAQIQFPLMFWIFDEPENHVLTSPLNLPSIYIPDKSFCNEIFGPCNGLYYLQGFPNSILINPSLKQCIILSSPERAFLLSKKKKKERAFLYSEFAGFGFDHKTNDYKVVLLQDVWLKKANGEQEKGYWIALLYSFNSDSWREFNAEDLPLPFEVSRESSAVYTFMNSCFHWWSYVDKVGGGIEDFVLAFNMVDETFRKIKVPKIEYSCFSGECSKTLTPFVESDTIGVIVYPITGIGIDKCFDVWMMRNYCDEESWIKLYSAGPVPMDSKFVGFYGINGFLWKDNDDGRLVLYDSENDKKTMDLQVYENDDSIRVVRYMESIVSLPKFESWVKYTIAPCLAD, from the coding sequence ATGTATTCTCAAAAACAACACCAGCGTTTCTGGAGTATTCGCAGACTATTCTATTATTCTGGAGCCCAAATTCAATTTCCCCTTATGTTTTGGATTTTCGATGAACCGGAAAACCATGTATTAACTTCTCCTTTAAACCTTCCTAGTATATACATACCAGATAAATCTTTTTGCAACGAAATATTTGGTCCTTGTAATGGCCTTTATTATTTACAAGGGTTTCCAAATAGTATATTAATAAACCCTTCCCTGAAACAATGTATTATCTTGTCTTCGCCAGAAAGAGCTTTtctattatcaaaaaaaaaaaaaaaagaaagagcttTTCTTTATTCTGAATTTGCTGGATTTGGATTTGATCACAAAACTAATGATTATAAAGTCGTTCTCCTACAAGATGTATGGTTGAAAAAAGCAAATGGTGAACAAGAAAAAGGATATTGGATTGCTTTGTTATACAGTTTTAATTCCGACTCTTGGAGAGAGTTTAATGCGGAAGATCTCCCTCTTCCATTTGAAGTTTCCCGTGAGTCTTCCGCGGTTTATACTTTTATGAACAGTTGTTTTCATTGGTGGAGTTATGTTGATAAGGTTGGTGGCGGAATAGAAGATTTTGTTTTAGCATTCAACATGGTTGATGAAACATTTAGGAAGATAAAAGTTCCCAAAATAGAGTATTCTTGTTTTTCAGGAGAATGTTCTAAAACTCTAACACCTTTTGTTGAATCTGATACTATTGGTGTTATTGTTTATCCTATAACAGGAATAGGAATAGATAAATGTTTTGATGTTTGGATGATGAGAAATTATTGTGATGAAGAGTCTTGGATTAAGCTATATAGTGCTGGACCTGTACCTATGGATTCAAAGTTTGTTGGATTTTATGGGATCAATGGATTTCTTTGGAAAGACAATGATGATGGAAGATTAGTATTGTATGACTCCGAGAATGACAAAAAAACGATGGATCTTCAAGTTTACGAAAACGATGATTCAATAAGAGTTGTTAGGTATATGGAAAGTATTGTTTCACTCCCGAAGTTTGAATCATGGGTTAAATATACGATTgccccttgtttggctgactag